One Chitinophaga parva DNA segment encodes these proteins:
- a CDS encoding c-type cytochrome, with amino-acid sequence MKISFLKSSPLLLAAAFAALSFSAPGDPWIVPEKNAKMPNPVKSSPASIADGKALWAKNCQSCHGKAGEGDGSKAAQLKTQPPNFTSADFQKQTDGALFYKTSEGRNDMPSFKKKLPDAEDIWNLVNYMRTFKK; translated from the coding sequence ATGAAGATCAGTTTCCTGAAAAGCAGCCCGCTGCTATTGGCAGCAGCTTTTGCGGCGCTCTCCTTCTCGGCCCCGGGCGATCCCTGGATTGTGCCCGAGAAAAACGCCAAGATGCCCAACCCGGTAAAGTCTTCACCGGCCTCCATTGCCGATGGGAAAGCCCTGTGGGCAAAGAACTGCCAGTCCTGCCACGGCAAAGCCGGCGAAGGTGACGGGTCCAAGGCGGCACAGCTGAAAACACAGCCACCCAACTTCACCAGCGCCGACTTCCAGAAGCAAACCGATGGCGCGCTTTTCTACAAGACCAGTGAAGGCAGGAACGACATGCCTTCCTTCAAGAAAAAACTGCCGGACGCAGAAGACATCTGGAACCTGGTGAACTACATGCGCACTTTCAAAAAATAA
- a CDS encoding 4Fe-4S dicluster domain-containing protein yields the protein MSELTNGSQSRRAFLSGAALAAVSAAAASCNHLKDPFSTQAAALDVTPTGEKVKLLSVDGEVIEVDRAFLKPVPHLPSVTNAEARVGIPGKKFVMVIDLARCKNLKRCQAACDHMHHIQDGQNWIKVQKMQESAHTAPYWQPTTCMHCDEPPCVKVCPVDATFKRQDGIVLIDSDRCIGCRFCMAACPYSTRVFNWNEPVLPKEIAKQPYCAETSVPQKKGTVGKCDFCPDMTRRGELPHCVSACPNGVFFFGDLNEDSVTNGAETFRFSDLMRDKAGYRLMEDLGTRPSVYYLPPVNRNFPIEAGEENDKG from the coding sequence ATGAGCGAATTAACAAACGGATCACAAAGCAGGCGCGCCTTTCTCTCCGGTGCGGCACTGGCTGCAGTAAGTGCGGCGGCGGCGTCCTGCAACCATCTTAAAGATCCTTTTTCCACCCAGGCAGCGGCACTGGATGTAACGCCCACCGGCGAAAAAGTAAAACTGCTGTCGGTAGATGGTGAGGTGATAGAAGTGGACCGGGCTTTCCTGAAACCCGTGCCCCACCTGCCCAGCGTTACAAACGCGGAAGCACGCGTAGGTATACCCGGTAAAAAATTTGTGATGGTCATAGACCTGGCCCGTTGCAAAAACCTGAAACGTTGCCAGGCGGCTTGTGATCACATGCACCATATCCAGGACGGACAAAACTGGATCAAGGTGCAGAAGATGCAGGAATCTGCACACACCGCGCCTTACTGGCAGCCTACTACCTGCATGCATTGCGATGAACCGCCCTGCGTGAAAGTATGCCCGGTGGATGCCACGTTCAAGAGACAGGATGGCATTGTGCTGATCGACAGTGACCGCTGTATCGGTTGCCGCTTCTGCATGGCTGCTTGTCCTTACTCCACCCGCGTATTCAACTGGAATGAACCAGTGCTGCCCAAAGAAATTGCAAAGCAGCCCTACTGCGCTGAAACCAGCGTGCCTCAGAAAAAGGGCACCGTGGGCAAATGCGACTTCTGCCCGGACATGACCCGCCGGGGAGAATTACCCCACTGCGTTTCCGCCTGTCCTAACGGCGTATTCTTCTTCGGTGACCTGAATGAAGACAGCGTAACCAACGGTGCAGAGACCTTCCGCTTCAGTGACCTGATGCGGGACAAAGCGGGTTACCGCCTGATGGAAGACCTGGGCACCCGGCCCAGCGTGTACTACCTGCCACCGGTGAACAGGAATTTTCCTATTGAAGCAGGTGAGGAAAACGATAAAGGCTGA
- the nrfD gene encoding NrfD/PsrC family molybdoenzyme membrane anchor subunit: MERTIALREEQVIEDLLPRKFGKTGQLWVGVLSCICLVGLYAYYRQLRYGLGVTAMRDYVSWGLYISNFVFFVAISLVGSLITAILRLANVKWSTPLTRIAEMIAIAAIMFAALIIIVDMGRPERLLNVFAHGRIQSPIIWDVVVITTYFFISCLLLYLPLLPDIKILIDHQRTATRPFQRLYRFLGSFWKGNTGQVAISDRAINILCITIIPVAFGIHTVTSWLFATTFRPGWDSTNFGAYFISGAFLAGSGAVVVAMYVVRKAYGMDHYITDDHFDKMGKIVVLLALVYLYFNISEYLLPAFKMKEGEDAHLRELFSGDWALRFWATIFISMLLPMVILLFPKGRRPLPMFLVGIMVVIGAWFKRYIIVVPSMLHPFLPMHDVPLSYKSYFPSWEEWAIACGSLAGGMLVITLLIRIFPIVPIHETIEEMKAN, from the coding sequence GTGGAAAGAACAATTGCATTGCGCGAAGAACAGGTTATAGAAGATCTCCTGCCCCGCAAGTTTGGAAAAACAGGGCAGTTATGGGTGGGTGTATTATCCTGTATCTGCCTGGTGGGCCTGTATGCCTATTACCGCCAGCTGCGGTATGGGCTGGGCGTTACAGCCATGCGGGACTATGTTTCCTGGGGATTATATATTTCAAATTTCGTTTTTTTCGTAGCCATCAGCCTCGTAGGTTCCCTTATCACGGCCATCCTGCGCCTGGCAAATGTAAAATGGAGCACCCCCCTTACGCGGATCGCGGAGATGATCGCCATTGCAGCCATCATGTTTGCCGCCCTCATTATCATCGTGGACATGGGACGGCCGGAACGCCTGCTTAATGTATTTGCACATGGCCGCATCCAGTCACCCATCATCTGGGATGTGGTGGTGATCACTACCTATTTCTTCATTAGTTGCCTGCTCCTTTACCTGCCATTGCTGCCGGACATCAAAATACTGATCGACCACCAACGCACCGCCACCCGGCCTTTCCAGCGCCTGTACCGCTTCCTGGGCTCCTTCTGGAAGGGCAATACAGGGCAGGTGGCCATCAGCGACCGGGCCATCAACATCCTTTGCATCACCATTATCCCGGTAGCTTTCGGCATTCACACTGTTACTTCCTGGCTCTTTGCCACAACCTTCCGCCCCGGGTGGGACAGCACCAACTTTGGCGCCTACTTTATTTCCGGCGCTTTCCTGGCCGGCAGCGGTGCCGTAGTGGTGGCCATGTACGTAGTGCGCAAGGCCTATGGGATGGACCATTACATTACCGATGATCACTTCGACAAGATGGGTAAGATCGTGGTGCTGCTGGCACTGGTGTACCTGTATTTCAATATCAGTGAATACCTGCTGCCCGCATTTAAAATGAAGGAAGGCGAGGACGCCCACCTGCGGGAATTATTCAGCGGCGACTGGGCGCTGAGGTTCTGGGCCACCATTTTCATTTCCATGCTGCTGCCCATGGTGATCCTGTTGTTTCCCAAAGGCCGCAGGCCACTGCCCATGTTCCTGGTGGGCATCATGGTGGTGATAGGCGCGTGGTTCAAGCGGTATATTATCGTAGTGCCGTCTATGTTACACCCGTTCCTGCCCATGCACGATGTACCGCTTAGTTACAAAAGCTATTTCCCAAGCTGGGAAGAATGGGCCATTGCCTGTGGTTCACTGGCGGGCGGTATGCTGGTGATTACCCTGCTGATCAGGATATTCCCGATCGTGCCGATCCATGAAACAATAGAAGAAATGAAAGCGAACTGA